One window of the Pradoshia eiseniae genome contains the following:
- the moaD gene encoding molybdopterin converting factor subunit 1 has protein sequence MINILYFASLKEATKLDSEQLDAAGKTVSELKAMIMERHAITLDGAMTAVNEEFTDEGTVLNERDTVAFIPPVSGG, from the coding sequence ATGATTAATATCCTGTATTTTGCCAGTTTAAAAGAAGCAACGAAGCTTGACTCTGAACAGCTTGATGCAGCCGGCAAAACGGTTTCTGAATTGAAGGCCATGATTATGGAGCGTCATGCTATCACGCTTGATGGGGCAATGACTGCGGTCAATGAAGAGTTTACGGATGAAGGAACGGTTTTGAACGAGAGGGATACAGTCGCTTTCATTCCTCCTGTGAGCGGGGGCTGA
- a CDS encoding Cof-type HAD-IIB family hydrolase, with protein MKCIVSDMDGTLLNENQKISEENRKALEAVREMGGQVIIATGRSYKEARLALDEANINCPIISMNGAAVYDQKGDLISSQPIALEELESTITFLEEAGLYFELYTNHGVFSKNPEHAVDSLVDIVLSANPEHDREEVQRRALARIEYGFLFETHDYHALIKEEDMHVFKILVFSLHQDELSTAAEALAKFDGLTITSSGKGNIEINNRGISKGNALEALLANYNIPLEETIAIGDNLNDVSMFEKAGLSIAMGNAAEEIKQICKDTTLSNKEDGVAHAIYRYMVSKK; from the coding sequence ATGAAATGTATTGTATCTGATATGGATGGCACATTGCTGAATGAAAATCAGAAAATCAGTGAAGAGAACCGTAAAGCACTTGAAGCGGTGAGGGAAATGGGCGGACAAGTCATCATTGCGACAGGCCGCTCTTATAAGGAAGCGAGATTGGCTCTTGATGAGGCGAATATCAATTGCCCTATAATCAGTATGAACGGCGCCGCTGTTTATGATCAAAAAGGAGATCTCATTTCATCTCAGCCAATCGCGCTTGAGGAGCTAGAAAGCACGATTACCTTCTTGGAGGAAGCGGGCCTATATTTCGAACTGTATACGAATCATGGTGTTTTCTCAAAAAATCCAGAGCATGCGGTTGATTCTCTTGTGGATATCGTGTTGAGCGCTAACCCTGAGCATGATAGGGAGGAAGTGCAGAGGAGAGCGCTGGCGAGAATTGAATACGGGTTTTTATTTGAAACGCATGATTATCATGCATTGATTAAAGAAGAGGATATGCACGTCTTTAAAATCTTAGTATTCTCACTCCATCAGGATGAGCTCAGCACGGCGGCCGAAGCCCTTGCTAAGTTTGATGGTTTGACGATTACTTCCTCTGGTAAAGGCAATATCGAAATCAATAATCGCGGAATCTCTAAAGGGAATGCTCTCGAAGCATTATTAGCTAACTATAATATCCCGCTTGAAGAAACGATCGCCATCGGGGACAATCTGAACGATGTCTCTATGTTTGAGAAGGCTGGCCTCTCCATCGCCATGGGGAATGCTGCAGAGGAAATTAAGCAAATTTGCAAGGATACGACCTTATCCAATAAAGAGGATGGCGTTGCCCATGCAATCTATCGCTATATGGTTTCAAAAAAATAA
- a CDS encoding MoeB/ThiF family adenylyltransferase, translating to MERYSRQVLFPPVGESGQNKISMKHVLIIGAGALGSALSEMLVRAGIKALTIVDRDYVEYSNLQRQQLYTEQDAENRMPKAEAARRRLEMVNSDVQIKAIVTDATSEVMGPLVINADLILDATDNFETRMVINDLSQKHRTPWIYGACVGSTGMCLTILPGKTPCLNCLMKSIPIQGLTCDTGGIISPAVQMAAAHQMAEAIKILVEDYEAVREGLVFFDLWNNDYQQFKTGKMKKDGCLSCGSNPQYPFLERDNVTKTAVLCGRDTVQVRPPRHMRLNFDTLARQLIQGGYQVDGNAFLLSVQGEGKRIVLFQDGRALIHETKDIHEAKSIYHRILG from the coding sequence ATGGAGCGCTATTCAAGACAAGTGCTATTTCCTCCAGTCGGAGAATCAGGACAGAACAAGATCAGCATGAAGCATGTACTCATCATTGGCGCGGGAGCACTCGGCTCAGCGCTCTCTGAAATGCTCGTTCGTGCAGGCATTAAAGCGCTGACCATAGTTGACCGGGATTACGTGGAGTATAGCAATCTTCAGCGCCAGCAGCTTTATACAGAACAGGATGCCGAGAATCGAATGCCAAAGGCAGAGGCAGCAAGGCGGCGCCTGGAAATGGTTAATAGCGATGTGCAGATTAAAGCCATCGTAACTGATGCGACATCTGAAGTGATGGGACCATTAGTCATAAATGCTGATTTAATCCTAGATGCGACCGATAATTTTGAAACAAGAATGGTGATTAATGACCTCTCTCAAAAGCACAGGACTCCTTGGATTTATGGAGCCTGTGTCGGCAGCACTGGAATGTGCCTCACAATTCTCCCCGGGAAGACACCGTGCCTGAATTGCTTGATGAAATCTATTCCGATACAAGGCCTAACCTGTGACACTGGCGGCATTATCAGTCCGGCTGTCCAAATGGCAGCTGCCCATCAAATGGCAGAGGCGATAAAGATTCTTGTCGAAGATTACGAAGCAGTCCGGGAAGGACTCGTCTTCTTTGATCTATGGAATAATGATTATCAACAATTCAAAACCGGGAAGATGAAGAAGGACGGCTGCCTCTCCTGCGGAAGTAATCCGCAATATCCATTCCTTGAACGTGATAATGTCACCAAGACAGCCGTTTTATGCGGGCGGGATACAGTACAAGTGCGCCCGCCAAGGCATATGCGCCTGAATTTTGACACACTTGCTCGTCAGCTTATCCAAGGCGGCTACCAAGTGGATGGGAACGCTTTCTTGCTCAGTGTGCAAGGAGAGGGGAAGAGAATCGTCCTTTTTCAAGATGGGCGCGCCCTCATCCATGAAACAAAGGATATCCATGAGGCAAAATCCATTTATCACCGTATTCTAGGCTAA
- a CDS encoding general stress protein, translated as MYSVHVVENSVQAKAKIEQLVSEGFSKDHVYVFAHDKDFSKDLTDATDSGSVGLKETGLFETVGNLFKSRGDELRSKFESLGLSEMEAGQYEEALDNHKVVVVASNQAADTDNTKTM; from the coding sequence ATGTATTCCGTACATGTCGTAGAGAATTCGGTACAAGCGAAAGCTAAGATAGAGCAATTAGTATCAGAAGGTTTTTCAAAAGATCATGTTTATGTATTTGCGCACGATAAAGATTTTTCGAAGGACTTAACAGATGCAACTGATTCCGGCTCTGTTGGGCTAAAGGAAACCGGCCTGTTTGAAACAGTCGGCAACCTATTCAAATCCCGCGGTGATGAGTTGCGCAGTAAATTTGAGTCACTCGGACTTTCTGAAATGGAAGCAGGCCAATATGAGGAAGCATTGGACAACCACAAGGTTGTTGTCGTAGCCTCCAATCAAGCGGCTGACACAGATAACACGAAAACAATGTAA
- a CDS encoding molybdenum cofactor biosynthesis protein MoaE, producing MKFQLTDEPINVTDVMNKVIQRDAGAVTLFVGTVRELTNGKKTLYLIYEAYEEMAVKKLIQIGQEIQEKWEGADVAITHRTGKLDISDIAVVIAVSTPHRHDAYEASRYAIERIKEIVPIWKKEHWEDGEEWVGNQLETVSYPSGKPGRESND from the coding sequence ATGAAATTTCAGCTGACTGATGAACCAATCAATGTCACAGATGTCATGAACAAGGTCATCCAAAGGGACGCTGGCGCTGTCACCTTGTTTGTTGGAACGGTGAGAGAACTGACCAACGGGAAGAAAACCTTGTACTTAATTTATGAAGCTTATGAAGAAATGGCGGTCAAGAAGCTCATTCAAATCGGCCAGGAGATTCAGGAGAAATGGGAAGGAGCAGACGTGGCTATCACGCATCGAACAGGTAAGCTCGATATTAGTGATATTGCTGTTGTCATCGCTGTTTCTACCCCTCACCGCCATGATGCCTATGAAGCTAGCCGTTACGCGATTGAACGAATTAAGGAAATCGTGCCAATTTGGAAGAAAGAGCATTGGGAGGACGGCGAGGAATGGGTCGGCAATCAGCTTGAGACTGTGAGCTATCCATCTGGAAAGCCTGGGAGGGAATCGAATGATTAA
- the bshB2 gene encoding bacillithiol biosynthesis deacetylase BshB2, translating into METERHVLVIFPHPDDEAFGVSGTIASYTKNNIPVTYICLTLGEMGRNLGNPPFATRESLPNIRRQELMDAANVMGIQDLRMWGLRDKTVEFENEEALANRIRAAIDEVNPSLIITFYPGFSVHPDHEATGRAVVRAVGSIDQAERPKLYGVAFSNNHQQVLGKPNVVHFIKDVIETKLAAIAAHRSQTEAMMASWPDLLEQKNEELESRLFYERFYEYKWAEDIR; encoded by the coding sequence ATGGAAACTGAAAGACATGTACTGGTAATCTTCCCCCATCCAGATGATGAAGCCTTCGGGGTGTCTGGAACCATTGCCTCCTATACGAAAAACAACATTCCTGTTACCTATATTTGCCTAACACTCGGTGAGATGGGCCGCAATTTAGGAAACCCTCCATTCGCGACTAGGGAATCGCTTCCGAATATCCGCAGACAGGAACTGATGGATGCCGCAAATGTGATGGGCATTCAGGATTTGCGCATGTGGGGCCTTCGCGATAAAACGGTTGAATTCGAGAATGAGGAAGCACTCGCCAACCGCATCCGGGCGGCGATCGATGAAGTGAATCCTTCCCTGATTATTACGTTCTATCCCGGCTTCAGTGTTCACCCAGACCATGAAGCAACTGGGAGAGCTGTCGTGCGAGCTGTAGGCTCTATTGATCAAGCTGAACGTCCTAAGCTTTATGGCGTCGCTTTTTCAAATAATCATCAGCAGGTGCTCGGCAAACCAAATGTTGTTCATTTCATCAAGGATGTCATTGAAACGAAGCTTGCTGCGATTGCAGCACACCGTTCCCAAACAGAGGCAATGATGGCCTCCTGGCCTGACCTTTTGGAGCAGAAAAATGAAGAGCTCGAAAGTCGCCTATTCTATGAGCGATTCTATGAATATAAGTGGGCTGAAGATATACGCTAA
- the mobA gene encoding molybdenum cofactor guanylyltransferase has product MECTVILLAGGQSSRMGTNKAFLQIDGETVISRIVREAERLGGEILLVTNQPEEYATLQLPHVSDIRKGMGPLAGLEAGLMASRTEHNLLLACDLPFFQAETGERLLMLLNQYELAIPQTDGRCHPLCAAYRKSLLPKVQKALDADQRRMATLLDAANAKLVEGEDPRVFFNMNTIQDYQWMKRIHKGEGHEISAD; this is encoded by the coding sequence ATGGAATGTACCGTCATCCTATTAGCTGGGGGGCAATCCAGCAGAATGGGCACGAATAAAGCGTTTCTTCAAATAGATGGAGAGACTGTCATCTCGCGTATCGTAAGGGAGGCGGAGCGGTTGGGCGGGGAGATCCTCCTAGTCACGAATCAGCCGGAAGAGTATGCCACCCTCCAATTGCCTCATGTCAGCGACATCCGTAAAGGAATGGGACCGCTCGCTGGATTGGAGGCTGGACTCATGGCTTCAAGGACAGAGCATAATCTTCTGCTTGCCTGTGATTTGCCTTTTTTTCAGGCGGAGACGGGGGAGAGATTGCTTATGCTTTTAAATCAATATGAGCTCGCTATCCCGCAGACGGATGGCAGGTGTCATCCTTTATGTGCGGCCTATCGAAAGTCACTTCTTCCAAAAGTGCAGAAAGCGCTTGATGCCGATCAAAGGCGGATGGCAACGCTGCTCGATGCAGCTAATGCGAAGCTTGTTGAGGGAGAAGATCCGCGCGTTTTCTTCAACATGAATACAATACAAGACTATCAATGGATGAAAAGGATACATAAGGGGGAAGGTCATGAAATTTCAGCTGACTGA
- a CDS encoding uracil-DNA glycosylase, giving the protein MNKPIFQNDWQAILGEEFKKPYYRELRHFLKEEYETKTIYPKKEDIFNALHYTSYENVKVVLLGQDPYHGPNQAHGLSFSVQPGVKVPPSLRNMFKELQDDLGVPIPADGYLKKWADEGVLLLNTVLTVREGEAHSHKGKGWETFTDAIIQSLNAKEEPVVFLLWGRPAQSKLPLIDTNSHYVLSSAHPSPLSARRGFFGSKPFSKTNELLRKAGRGEIDWSLPSAPLDPPVV; this is encoded by the coding sequence ATGAACAAACCAATTTTCCAAAATGATTGGCAAGCTATTTTAGGCGAGGAATTTAAGAAGCCTTATTACCGTGAATTACGCCATTTTTTAAAAGAAGAATATGAGACAAAAACCATTTATCCAAAGAAAGAGGATATCTTTAATGCCCTTCATTATACGAGCTATGAGAATGTCAAGGTCGTCCTCCTCGGACAAGACCCATACCATGGGCCAAACCAGGCGCATGGACTGAGTTTTTCTGTACAGCCAGGAGTGAAGGTACCGCCATCGCTTCGTAATATGTTCAAAGAGCTGCAGGATGACCTTGGAGTTCCGATTCCAGCTGATGGCTACTTGAAAAAATGGGCAGACGAAGGAGTCCTGCTCTTAAACACCGTGCTCACTGTCCGGGAAGGAGAAGCTCACTCCCATAAAGGAAAAGGGTGGGAGACCTTCACAGATGCCATTATCCAGTCGTTGAACGCAAAGGAAGAACCGGTCGTTTTTCTCCTTTGGGGAAGACCTGCGCAATCAAAATTGCCGCTCATTGATACCAATTCACATTATGTGCTCTCATCAGCTCACCCGAGTCCGCTCTCAGCCCGGCGCGGCTTCTTTGGAAGCAAACCATTCTCAAAAACCAATGAGCTTCTTAGGAAGGCCGGGCGTGGCGAAATAGACTGGTCACTACCGAGTGCACCGCTTGACCCTCCTGTGGTATGA
- the gerQ gene encoding spore coat protein GerQ, whose product MQQPGSPSYGGGGPFNGGYQVPYNPYMAQNGAPRQQQPQQPPPSMYPSQGQMPPSGSSFQTSPTSNGGASSPPQQSYIENILRLNKGKLASVFMTFEGAKENNTKLFKGIIEAAGRDHLILSDPQTGMRYLLPLIYLDYASFEEEIEYAPEFGGVPR is encoded by the coding sequence ATGCAACAACCTGGTTCACCATCTTATGGGGGAGGCGGTCCTTTTAACGGAGGATACCAAGTTCCTTACAATCCTTATATGGCTCAAAACGGGGCGCCGAGGCAGCAGCAACCACAGCAGCCCCCGCCAAGCATGTATCCTTCTCAGGGACAGATGCCTCCATCTGGGTCTTCATTCCAGACGTCACCGACATCAAATGGAGGGGCCAGCTCTCCTCCGCAACAGTCGTACATCGAAAATATTCTGCGCCTGAACAAAGGGAAGCTGGCGTCTGTATTCATGACATTTGAGGGCGCTAAGGAGAATAACACGAAATTATTCAAGGGTATTATTGAGGCAGCTGGACGGGATCATCTGATTTTAAGTGACCCGCAAACCGGAATGCGCTATTTGCTGCCGCTGATTTATTTAGATTATGCATCCTTTGAAGAGGAGATTGAATATGCTCCTGAGTTCGGAGGGGTTCCTAGGTAA
- a CDS encoding DUF5327 family protein gives MEITSEAVLSKAEELIRRAKQTKGEEQKGYIIAAKSLMELLLSTETKKVAAPVQASHLPIVQQPITQQGTVTLPNEQPVRLDDANGDSLFDF, from the coding sequence ATGGAAATCACATCAGAAGCCGTCCTTTCGAAGGCTGAGGAACTTATTCGGAGGGCGAAACAGACAAAAGGGGAAGAGCAGAAAGGCTATATCATTGCGGCCAAAAGCTTAATGGAGCTCCTCCTTTCAACCGAGACGAAGAAGGTCGCCGCGCCCGTGCAAGCGAGCCATCTTCCAATCGTGCAGCAGCCAATCACACAGCAAGGAACCGTCACACTTCCAAACGAACAGCCCGTTCGATTGGATGACGCAAATGGAGATTCGTTATTTGACTTTTAG
- a CDS encoding amino acid permease → MKKQAAQGKEKKMLKWWQLSMIGVGCTIGTGFFLGSGLGIKLAGPAVLIAFLIAGTATYFVYDALAAMTQKDPQKGSFRTYSRKAFGRPVGFMNGWIYWFSEMFIVGSQLTAISLFSRFWFPEIQLWVFASIFGVLGLVVILIGTKLFEQMENVSAIVKVAAILMFIIIAVLGSTGVIDGDKGFSWPHTVAGFFPTGWKQIWASLIFAFFAFGGIEVIGIMSMRLENKEDAPKAGKVMLLILLVIYLAALSLVVFTLPHHDIKANESPFLTVLSFFKVPLVAHIFNGALMIAGFSTMSASLYAVTTMLVALAEDRDAPRFCCKKGKLAIPLPAFIITVLALVISIVLSLLMPNSVYEYFTTGASLLILYNWILILITYSKSIELSALDKWKRNLAFLFIVLGITGTLFQKGTRGGLLVSLCFVAFIGLITFIVSVKRIRKRPLTPRRMR, encoded by the coding sequence ATGAAAAAGCAGGCAGCACAGGGGAAGGAAAAGAAAATGCTGAAATGGTGGCAATTATCGATGATAGGGGTCGGATGCACGATAGGCACCGGCTTCTTTCTTGGATCCGGACTTGGAATTAAGCTTGCTGGGCCGGCTGTCTTAATCGCCTTTCTAATCGCGGGGACCGCTACTTATTTTGTGTATGACGCCTTGGCGGCGATGACACAGAAGGATCCGCAAAAGGGATCATTTCGTACCTATTCCCGCAAGGCTTTTGGAAGACCAGTCGGGTTCATGAATGGCTGGATTTATTGGTTTTCTGAAATGTTCATTGTCGGGAGCCAGCTTACAGCAATTTCTTTATTCTCGCGATTCTGGTTTCCGGAAATTCAGCTATGGGTGTTCGCAAGCATTTTCGGAGTGCTCGGTCTCGTGGTCATTTTGATTGGGACGAAGCTATTCGAACAGATGGAAAATGTAAGTGCCATCGTGAAGGTCGCAGCGATTTTGATGTTTATCATCATCGCCGTCCTTGGGAGTACAGGAGTCATTGATGGAGACAAAGGATTTAGCTGGCCGCACACGGTTGCGGGATTCTTCCCGACTGGATGGAAGCAGATTTGGGCATCGCTGATTTTTGCTTTTTTTGCCTTTGGCGGAATAGAGGTAATTGGCATTATGTCAATGCGGCTCGAAAACAAGGAGGATGCGCCAAAGGCAGGAAAAGTGATGCTTTTGATCTTGCTGGTCATCTATCTCGCTGCTCTTAGCCTAGTTGTCTTCACCTTGCCCCATCATGATATTAAGGCAAATGAAAGCCCGTTCTTGACCGTTCTTTCCTTTTTTAAGGTACCATTGGTTGCCCATATATTTAACGGGGCTTTGATGATTGCCGGATTTTCTACCATGTCAGCCTCTCTATATGCTGTGACGACGATGCTTGTTGCATTGGCAGAGGACCGCGATGCTCCGCGTTTTTGCTGTAAGAAGGGAAAGCTCGCAATTCCGCTCCCTGCCTTTATCATAACAGTGCTGGCTCTTGTCATTTCAATCGTCTTATCCCTTCTAATGCCAAACAGTGTCTATGAATATTTTACGACAGGGGCAAGCTTGCTTATCTTATACAATTGGATATTGATTTTGATAACCTATTCGAAATCGATTGAATTATCAGCTCTAGATAAGTGGAAGCGTAATTTGGCCTTCTTATTTATCGTGCTAGGGATTACAGGCACTCTTTTTCAAAAAGGCACAAGAGGCGGACTTCTCGTCAGTCTTTGTTTCGTCGCTTTTATCGGTCTTATTACCTTTATTGTCAGTGTGAAAAGAATCAGGAAACGGCCTTTAACTCCGCGCAGAATGCGCTGA
- a CDS encoding YeiH family protein: MTSQTNRISFWGGIGFTALLALLGFILAKLPVFDYIGPLACSILLAIAYRNLRSYPENLRAGVHFSARILLRAAIILYGLKLDMQIIFSEGLGLLGKAFVVIIFSITVMMLLGRWLKIDPHISFLLGAGTGICGAAAIAAVSPIIQSEEEDTAMSVGMIALIGTIFAVGYTVLLPMVSLTPVGYGIWSGLSLHELAHVALAADPAGEDAVAMALLAKLCRVFLLIPFCFVLVFWMKRRQKNDESSSKIAFPWFLLGFIALSIFRTYLAGDWFPVSLYDSIAMLTTFLLSMAMAGLGLTIDLRQLKEKAGFPLLALVITSILLSVITYIWV, from the coding sequence ATGACTTCTCAAACAAATCGTATATCCTTTTGGGGCGGCATCGGCTTCACGGCATTACTTGCCTTACTAGGGTTCATATTGGCTAAACTGCCAGTATTCGATTATATAGGCCCATTAGCATGCAGTATCTTGCTCGCGATTGCTTATCGAAATTTACGCAGCTATCCAGAAAACCTTCGTGCCGGCGTTCATTTCTCTGCACGCATTCTCCTTCGTGCCGCTATTATTCTCTATGGTTTAAAGCTAGATATGCAAATCATTTTCAGTGAAGGTCTTGGACTGCTAGGAAAAGCCTTCGTCGTCATTATCTTTTCCATTACGGTGATGATGCTCCTCGGCCGCTGGTTAAAGATTGATCCGCATATCTCTTTTTTACTAGGCGCCGGAACTGGTATCTGCGGTGCAGCAGCTATTGCTGCCGTTTCTCCAATCATACAATCAGAGGAAGAAGACACAGCGATGAGTGTCGGAATGATTGCCTTGATTGGGACCATATTTGCCGTCGGCTATACCGTTCTCTTGCCGATGGTCAGCCTCACCCCAGTCGGGTATGGCATATGGTCTGGGCTAAGCCTTCATGAATTGGCCCACGTTGCCCTGGCTGCGGACCCAGCGGGTGAAGATGCAGTAGCGATGGCATTGCTCGCTAAGCTATGCCGCGTTTTCTTGCTTATTCCGTTTTGCTTCGTGCTAGTCTTTTGGATGAAGCGCAGACAGAAAAACGATGAATCAAGTTCTAAGATTGCCTTCCCATGGTTCTTGCTTGGCTTTATCGCACTTAGCATTTTCCGTACATATCTTGCGGGCGATTGGTTCCCGGTCTCCTTATATGATTCCATTGCCATGCTCACGACCTTCTTATTATCCATGGCCATGGCTGGTCTCGGTCTAACCATAGACCTGCGGCAATTAAAGGAGAAAGCAGGATTCCCGCTGCTTGCTCTTGTGATTACATCTATTTTACTATCAGTTATCACCTATATTTGGGTGTAA
- the pdxK gene encoding pyridoxine/pyridoxal/pyridoxamine kinase, with the protein MSLKKTLTIAGSDSSGGAGLQADLKTFQELGVYGMSAVTSIVAMDPKDWSHNVFPIETSIVETQLDTILSTGIDAMKTGMLGTVDIIELTAKKIKEYNLDKVVIDPVMVCKGTDEVLMPENTVAMRELLLPLATVVTPNLFEAWQLSGLGPITTIEEMQQAAQIIHEQGAKYVLIKGGTKLEGQDKAIDLVYDGKNFTVLESEKMQTTYTHGAGCTTAAAITAELAKGKSVEEALETAKNFISAAIEHGWKLNEFVGPVMHGAYRNFK; encoded by the coding sequence ATGAGCTTAAAAAAGACATTAACAATTGCCGGATCTGACAGCAGCGGCGGAGCCGGTCTTCAGGCTGATCTGAAAACATTCCAAGAATTAGGCGTATATGGCATGTCAGCTGTCACTTCCATTGTTGCCATGGATCCTAAGGATTGGTCCCATAATGTTTTTCCAATAGAAACATCCATTGTTGAGACACAGCTTGATACAATTCTTTCAACCGGAATTGATGCGATGAAAACCGGTATGCTGGGCACTGTGGATATCATTGAACTAACTGCTAAAAAAATCAAAGAATATAATCTGGATAAAGTCGTCATTGACCCTGTCATGGTATGTAAAGGAACAGATGAAGTCTTAATGCCAGAAAACACGGTTGCCATGCGCGAATTACTTCTTCCGCTTGCGACTGTAGTTACGCCAAACCTTTTCGAGGCTTGGCAGCTTTCAGGCCTCGGACCTATCACAACAATTGAGGAAATGCAGCAAGCAGCGCAGATCATTCATGAGCAAGGTGCAAAATATGTCTTAATTAAAGGCGGCACGAAGCTCGAAGGCCAAGATAAGGCGATTGACTTAGTATACGACGGCAAGAACTTCACCGTCCTAGAATCTGAGAAAATGCAAACGACTTATACTCATGGAGCAGGCTGCACAACAGCTGCTGCCATTACCGCTGAACTGGCGAAAGGGAAATCCGTTGAAGAAGCGCTAGAAACCGCAAAGAACTTCATTTCTGCCGCCATTGAACATGGCTGGAAGCTGAATGAATTTGTCGGACCTGTCATGCATGGGGCTTATCGCAACTTCAAATAA
- a CDS encoding LysE family transporter codes for MYGLLSYVYLGISLSAPVGPINAAQMETGLRKGFSYAWLFGLGAILADIVYMILVYFGLATYMNIPIIQTFLWLFGAFVLIYSGAESLASSVQANEKSLQRNVTKFHSFRTGFFMSLMNPLSILFWIGIYGSVLAETANHLSTRQIFINSCAIICGIFLWDYTIALLSSIFRRFLTDRFLRAVSLFSGISLIGFGLYFGSKGILSLF; via the coding sequence ATGTATGGATTATTAAGTTATGTTTATTTAGGAATATCCTTATCCGCGCCTGTTGGACCTATCAATGCCGCACAAATGGAAACAGGACTGCGCAAGGGATTTAGCTATGCCTGGCTATTTGGATTAGGCGCCATTCTTGCCGACATTGTTTATATGATTCTTGTTTATTTCGGTCTTGCCACATATATGAATATTCCCATCATCCAGACCTTCCTATGGCTATTCGGGGCATTCGTGCTTATCTATTCAGGGGCAGAAAGTCTCGCCTCCTCTGTTCAGGCAAACGAAAAAAGCCTGCAGAGAAATGTGACGAAGTTTCATTCCTTCCGTACAGGCTTCTTTATGTCTTTGATGAATCCTCTAAGCATCCTTTTCTGGATTGGGATTTATGGGTCTGTTCTGGCAGAGACGGCGAATCATTTATCAACACGCCAGATTTTCATTAATAGCTGCGCCATTATCTGCGGCATTTTCTTATGGGATTATACAATTGCTTTACTATCAAGTATCTTCAGGCGGTTTCTGACCGACCGTTTCTTGCGGGCTGTCTCCTTGTTTTCGGGTATCTCCTTAATCGGATTTGGCCTTTACTTTGGCTCAAAAGGGATTCTGTCCTTATTCTAA
- a CDS encoding YojF family protein, translating to MKPIDLLDAQASLQTFADHPVYLHLETTNGAYASHNDEAFFSAGAFIRNVAITFEEGKIIGDGPYRVGLRMANGWVYAEGITHYEIDEFGRLLMAGLDHQGRLAVAFELSNNPFDK from the coding sequence ATGAAGCCAATTGATCTTCTCGATGCTCAAGCATCCCTGCAAACATTCGCGGACCATCCCGTATACCTGCATTTAGAGACGACAAACGGGGCTTATGCATCCCATAATGATGAAGCCTTTTTCTCAGCGGGTGCCTTCATCCGCAATGTCGCCATTACCTTTGAGGAAGGAAAAATCATCGGTGATGGTCCATACCGCGTCGGTCTCCGTATGGCGAATGGCTGGGTATATGCAGAAGGCATCACTCATTATGAAATAGATGAATTTGGCCGTTTGCTCATGGCTGGTCTTGACCATCAAGGCCGCCTGGCTGTTGCCTTTGAGCTGAGCAATAACCCATTTGACAAGTAA
- a CDS encoding DUF423 domain-containing protein — translation MKTFIIIAAVNAALAVALGAFGAHGLEGKIADKYLETWQTGVQYQMFHAGGLFVIGLLWNHLSSHNLLSWSGWAMLAGIILFSGSLYILSVSGISKLGMITPLGGVAFITAWILMIVAVYKYS, via the coding sequence ATGAAGACATTCATCATCATCGCTGCGGTTAACGCGGCCTTGGCTGTGGCATTAGGAGCCTTTGGAGCCCACGGCCTTGAGGGGAAAATAGCAGATAAGTATTTAGAAACATGGCAAACAGGTGTTCAGTATCAAATGTTTCATGCAGGAGGCTTGTTTGTAATCGGTCTTTTATGGAATCATTTATCCTCACATAATTTATTAAGCTGGTCTGGATGGGCTATGCTTGCCGGCATTATTCTCTTCTCCGGCAGTCTCTATATCTTAAGCGTGAGCGGCATCTCGAAGCTCGGCATGATTACGCCATTGGGCGGGGTCGCATTTATCACTGCCTGGATCTTGATGATTGTCGCTGTGTACAAATATAGCTAA